Proteins from a genomic interval of Actinoalloteichus hymeniacidonis:
- a CDS encoding YbaB/EbfC family nucleoid-associated protein: MQPDQWLAQYDATLQQAKAKADSVTEQVGQVAGSASSPDGTVTVRVNPSGGLLDLKLTNAIRSQDPDRLASAILDCARRAQRDAAGKVVEVMQDVFGEGETLDFVKSQLPQGYSGDGTDEPTNPARRPSGDDDDFGNDSYLRRS, translated from the coding sequence ATGCAACCAGACCAATGGCTGGCTCAATACGATGCCACGCTTCAACAAGCCAAGGCCAAAGCCGATTCCGTGACGGAACAGGTCGGCCAGGTTGCCGGTTCCGCCAGCTCACCCGACGGCACGGTTACGGTCCGGGTGAACCCCAGCGGGGGTCTTCTCGATCTGAAGCTGACCAACGCCATCCGGAGCCAGGACCCCGATCGCTTGGCCTCGGCGATTCTCGATTGTGCTCGCCGAGCCCAGCGAGATGCCGCAGGCAAGGTCGTCGAGGTCATGCAGGACGTCTTCGGCGAGGGCGAGACGTTGGACTTCGTCAAGAGCCAACTTCCCCAGGGCTACTCGGGCGACGGGACAGATGAACCGACAAATCCGGCCCGCCGACCTAGTGGTGACGATGACGACTTCGGCAATGACTCTTACCTGAGGCGATCATGA